In Uloborus diversus isolate 005 unplaced genomic scaffold, Udiv.v.3.1 scaffold_1363, whole genome shotgun sequence, the DNA window aagcgaaataatatgGGAAAGTCAGGTTAAAGAGCCGCGGCCgtgtgtttgggtgtacagtatctTTGAACacaatggaaacttttaaaatcagattttttaagtaaaaacaatataaaagcggactaatcgaaccaaaatgttaaaaagcggtctaaagcggacttaaccttaaaaaaaaagacttcggcgggaaaagcggaccatttgggagccctgcataacattaaaaaacattttacgtaAAAAAGAACAGCAAATATAGGATCCTAGATATAGAGACTAAAATTAGAAAGCAATATATAAATTCGGTTAACTTACTTTATAGCCTATAGGATTGAATTCCCAAGTTGCCTCTCGACTCAAGGCTGGGATATTCACGCCTCTTAGTATGTATATGCTTTCAGATATTTCATTGATGTCTTTCAGAAGACGCTGGATACCATCAAAAATGCTACCCATAATACCAGGTCCTAACTCTACTGAAAGGGGTTTTCCAGTTCGAAGAACTGGACCACCAACAGTTACACCAGCTGATATTgaattaagtagtttttttaacatttaaatgtgCTTCGAAATATTGAAAGTAGAAAATAAGTGTAGATACTACATGACATaactaaaattaaagaaattgatgTTTCATAGAGAATTAATCTTATTAGAATAATAAGCAGAGCACAGAGCTCAAACTCTATATATGTTAAAAACAACATTGCAAATCACATACATATTTATACACACATGCTATATACAGTCTCACCCGTTTGTAGAAAATCGTGTAGACAAATTTACAACTATAACATAACAGTTTCTACTTTCcttgtttttaagaaaaacaatcaaaaaatgaacagttcatttatTATGAAGTAAACATTCCTTTTACTGCTATAATGAAACATTGCCACTTTTGGAGAAAGAGTGAATggaataaaattgaggaaaaccagaagaaaaatgaaatattcttgAACTACCTATCATTTGCGCATGCTGTAACTCGAGTGGAAGaatttcacaaaaagtgaaaaggaacaaacaaaaacagaaaaaactggTTCAACTGGAAAAATGGTAATGTCTTGCACAACCCAGAAAAAGCAAAGCATTTAAGGatcttagtaaacaaaaaaagtaagGGTCTAAATTTATTTAACTGTTATCAAATAGTGTTTGATGTTCACTATTTTTCACATTATACTATGTATTATTCCttaatttttacaacaaaatagcGCCAACATTTTAATTGGGCCATTTTGACTTTGTTATAAATGGTTGCGACTAAACATAtatgcctatatatatatatatatatatatatatatatatatatatatatatatatatatatatatatatatatatatatatatatatatatatatatatatatataatatgttgccgttaaaataaaaatatccaggGCCAAATCACAGAAAACGAAACAGCTGAATTTTAAGCTTACTAAAAATGGCAAGCCAGGGTTCGCACTCAATTTCAggaataaaatgaattatttttggaggagttttgaaggagtaaaatgagattttgaaggagtactaatgggctgtccctAAATGGTGCTGCACTTTTATTCATCGCATTTGACCctcttcccctttgtcacaaaatgtcacacttcaccttactactccttgtcacatgtcataacaTAGTGTTGTAACAACTGTGTGACGTCactttttatcactttttctcttacccttgtcacaatttcatgaacccggcTTCCTCTCAAGTAATGACATCAAacatggatgaccctttttacattatcagaactgcgatttactaaacaattgttttatttaacacaattgcttaatatagtacatctacttatgtatttttaaatatttaaacaataattagacaaactgacttttgctgctgagagtgtggtggagggaaaagaaatagttataaaacttgaaaaaatagctaagcaccatttaagcatgttttccttcacttatgaaatgtcttagtcatttaataatattttcaccttcaacttttatgactcctatgctcaatttgtaaatcacatctttatgaaaaaaaatgaatatacgaaattactacatcaaaatcgTAAATATACTTTTGCCCTAGTGACGATGTTAAGTTgtcgattgaagtattttaagtcaCTGTCATCGTGAaaaaattatgtagtcttgaaataaaaaagaaggagttttgaaggaattaaaaccaaaatgaaggagtttgaagggccctttaggaaaatttcctgaataaaggagtattggaggagttttgaaggagcgtacgaaccctgcaagCCATGTCTACTTGAAGCCCTAGTAAGATAAATATATAAAGTATCTGTACACACAACTCAAAACTATCTACAGGTTTGAAAAGCAATATACAATGAGTGGGCAAAATATTTAGTAAGAATGTCTTTTGCTGTTAATCATGTATCCATAAAAGCAAAATGtgaacttttttcattaattaatctaCTTTTTTAAGATTGATATTAATTCGAAATTATGAGGCTATGCACTATTTACAACAAATGTATCTACACAGCAGCAAATATATCGTAGCAGTGCGTGTACCTCTATGTTATCCATGACGTAGTTAAACTAGGAATAAGGTAATGGTGAGAAGAAAATACAAAAAGGAATTCAAGACATAGCAAAATGCAAACGCTGTTCCAAATAGGAAATTTGAACAACTCaaaccatgttaaaaaaaaataaattaaaataattaagtaataaaattcataaagaaagAGATTTTGAAACTTTACTCAgcaaactattcaaaaacaacaaGTCCACTACACAAAGTACTAATGAAAAAAACCTAGAACACTAATCCAACTTAAAATACTAACAATGTTAACAATTCACAAAAAACTCTGTCAGCCAGTAGTAAAAATAACCCACTTACTTACACAAACATATAAGCAaacaagaaaaaattataattaaagatTTCAAGCCTATCCCTTATATaaagggtgcccacctgggggggggaggAACGTCCCTGGCGCAGActgcagcattgaaatttttaaggggggggggctgagcagaatttttcacttttttttggatGGGAGGCTTTTcttctgggagggggggggggggtcactgcAATATTAAGGGGTGTGATAAAGATTTAGGTACAAGAATTAATGGAGATTTATGAAGACACCAAAAGATAAGGGTTTGATGAAAGAGTGCTGGTTTATtgtcacaataaaaatattatatgccATGATCAAAAAAAGTATAGTGGTGTGTACATAAATTATAGCCATTACTAGAATAAATACTGTTAGACCTTGCTGATCAGCAAAAAGATTAAAACGATAATTTAcatatcagaattaaaatatgatgagcattcaaaaattattatactacatTTTAGCTTTAAACTATTGCAGCACAGGTGATCTATTTACAGATGATAtggaatgttacaaaaataaatcaaacatacaACCTCTAATGTCCAGACGCACGTGGATTGACGACACTTTCACTTTTCTAACTCAAAGTGCTATATTCACAAGAAAAACACACaaatcgccccgcacacgatttGGTGAACGGTTGTTGATCTTCTTTTAGCGCTTTTTGTTACTGGATAGTTAAATACTTTCCCGATGCATGAGGATCTCCATTCGTGAGCATTGTGCTCATTAGATGCACGTGAGCCAGCAAGGAAACTTTGACCGTTCTTTCTATCTTTCCATAAGGCGTCTGCCAAAATCAGGCGATCAAATCAGGGATCCGGATCTCCACATAAAGATCACTAAGCAGCATCGGCGGTTGTTGAGGTATATTTGTAACACTTCCAAAAATTCTCTTTTACACCATTGCAGCTGAGATAGTTCCACAAAAGTTGTGTGCGTGACCCCCgaaccagggccgatcctagggtgtcggccgcccgtgtgcaaagacctaatgtgccgcccctgaagagcaatttgcattttttaactataacGCCCGTacaaatctttcttcaaatttctgtatcaagttgtaatttaaaaaataaaaacaaaaaggatgaatttatgtaaaaagtttgaaaaagctccttaggtacaatttatatctttgaagaaagtaataggtacaaaaaatttactaatcgtgaaaacgcattttatagcctgtctttggtgacatcagaggaaagacGGAGGCGGGagaaacgaggggggggggggatcgcccccaaaaaatattcgaaattggcgtatgaaaaatagctgtaGTTAAtatttggttgtgtttggttgcaagttgcaaggacaaaagagtcgggaacattcatggtccatggagaaattttcaatattgacgtcaaaaattgcaattttaggaaattttttgagACTTGAGGGAAAAGTactgttggagttctttcctaaaattctttcaaaattgatgttaaattgcagctattttttgtaaCCTTAGTTTAGAAACGGTCGGCgctctttcggaaatttttctgaaacggaagttttaaacaagcaattttgggttatctttgttgacgttgctggaGAGAGGGAGATtcggtcgtctcctatcgaaagttttcaaaattgaagcttaaaactcaaatttagactgtctttggtgacggtagggggtctggcatctttcctctgGTAACTTATCggcattattgttttaaaaacatatttttcgctagatttggacacgataggggaaaagggaaaatattccgaactgagagaaatatttttcggaattaaaatcaatttaaggctatttttgtgaagaaagggttttggggctctaaaaagcgcaattttgtgctatctttggtgacgttaaggaaaccgagaaacttcagcggatctttctgaatatttttcgatattaatatctgaaaaatacagcTAAAGACGTGTCTCTGATTGATGGGGAATGCCagatgccctagcgccgtgaaaactTACGTATGCCATccgaaatattttagaaatggaagtcccaaaatcgtattttaggcattgtttgataacgatgggacaaagagcggttggggattcagtgtgccctcaagaactgttttttgaaactgaagtcaatttcaggctagtttaggcaggaagggtttggtggcttCACGGAACCacctaaaaacgaaagtttgagctatagtgattacgttggagaaaagggggatccgcggtatttcccccaaagttcttcgaaactgatgattgaaaaactcaattttagtttgtttttgaatacgttaagtgagagggggtaggATGTGGGGCCTCTCTAGAGACGCTAAttcagaccatctttggtagTAATCTTAGGGAATGAATTTCAGGGTCCTCTaccgtaaaaatttcaaaaaagaaattcgaaaaataccattgagcaatttttgatgacgttaggaagaGCTGTTCCCAGAAAAGAAATTTTGGAGCCaccatttttaggctatgtttgattacattaaggTAGAAAGGGTGAATAAGAGACTTCATTGGGTCCTtaaaatcggtggttcaaccagcgaaattttccggagttaaagtcctaaaaacgcagtttgaagcctttcttagtctcgtcaaggcatccttttggatcttcgttttggagctacacttaaaatttgtaatccagggcaagggccctgtcctcctacctgatctgaaaccgggcagttcattttcgtgattttaattagaaaaaaattgctgtaaagagggaaaattaaaaattttagttcgttaattatatatgtttgactctcaggggagtcgcaattttccattgtctctccagtctccacgcatccacgactgctgaacacagaatttgttgtttgaaatacttaCGAGAGTATTCTatcagcaaaaatttttttaacataaaatatgtcttcattgttaagGGTCAATAACAGCTTAGGAGACTGGGGATTAGCATTAGagcccctcccctgtatccatgcctgattaccagttctgtcacaaattttgcaaccaaatgaagcaagtgagtaaagagttgatattaatggataatggagcaacacaatgtgctctaacattccatttttcttattATGCTATACTGTTGGAAAATTggcactttgataattgaacatttaaaattctgcataattattcgacttattatgttatcttgagaaattcttgaggaattttgcttgattaaaagtactatatgatgcggcctgcggccgccccttgctttggccgcccttgtgcggtgcacactctgcacacctgctaggatcggccctgccccgaacactaaaaagtgccggggagtcgatgagacttcttaacaaaactacattcttGTATAAAATTCCACGAACTACTGAAGAGTCGGAAAAACTGAGACCACGCCGGAATCTCACAATTAACTGTGCGGTTGCAGTTACAGATGGTCGAAACTGCGAGGTAGAAAAAGCAGCTTGGTGCGATAGAGTTATCACATGCgtggaggatgaaaatgcagttggggacaggtgtggcaaatcatgattgtcacattcctcccccccccccaagaaaaaatcACGTAAAAGGTTAAATAGGCATTTCTTGAATAATCACCcgaaaatgaaaacatgaaaatttggtATATATAGAATACAACATGACGAACAATCAATACACAAATAAACCAGTAAAAATGTATACGTAAACACAAAACATAGGTAATACAAATAATACCAGAAGTCACTTTAGACTTTCGTAAAAAATCTATTTCATggctaaaaagacaaaaaaccagcGTGAACTTcgattaaatatattaaaaggaaaaaaaattttcaatcacccataacaaaaattttcttttttctttaatacagtACTATGTTGGACAAATTCTAATTATCTTCCATCACTTGCGATTTGCCAGACTGATTAACTTTTGACACATGAAGTAgtgaatttcaattgaatttcctcatgaacaatttttttttttttttttgaaaattttgtgcaaatcataattttcatattcattttatgATTTAACTTTCTTAATGCAATGATTGCAAATGATATTTTGCTTATGCGCATAAACTAAAACTTCAGATGTTCAAACAAAATGTAATGCAGATAAATTCTGTATGTTAacatagagaaaaaaatacattttttgtttatttgccagTATTCATATTTGGTGGAGTAATGCAGTTCACTAAAAATTTTGTCTCTGTTGATCTATGAAAGCAAGATACCGACTGAAGAATGTGAacacaatttcattaaattttaccatTTCCCTAGTCTCTAGAATATGTTCTTTGAGCAATTTTAGATATTTAGATGGGCTTTCCCCTTCATTAGATTGAGTAGTCAGTGTAGAAGGTAAGTTCAAATTCCTACCAAAGAATATTTCAGCGGGACTAAATTTAGTGACAGCATGTTTGGAACTATTAtaatgaagcttaaaaaaaagtaacctatCAGACCACTCACAAACAGAGTTGGACATAGCAGACAggctttctttcattattctgtgAGTCCTTTCAATAACCCCGTTACTCTGTGGATAGTATATAGATGAATTTCTATGCTCAATATTGagtgatttcaaaaaatgttctaattccAAAGACTTGAAGTTAGGAGCATTGTCAGACAGCAGAGTCTTTGGAATTCCAAAACGTGAGAAATACTGATTCAAGGTGGAAATTATGGTGGAAGATTTAATGTTGTTTAAGGGTACAGCTTCCAAATACCTGGAAAAATGATCAAtgattgttaaaatataaaatttttgatcgtGTGACCTAGGTAGTTTTCCCACAACATCAATTGCAATTACTTCTCCACAGGTGAGATCtctcttttgaataaattttgttgtTGTCAATTTTGCTTTAGGTTTATTTTCCATGCAAGCACTACAgttgttacaaaagttttttgtgtCTTTTAGCATCCCATACCAGGAGTAAGTCTTCTtaagaaaatcatatgttttaGTAATACCAAAATGTGAAGCATGTGCAGACTTAAGGCATTCTAAGATTAAAGAGTTTGGCATGAAAATTCTGACTAAAGTTCTGTGTGGCTTGTGTTTTGGGTTTATTCTGATCATAAGTACATTGTTAtccttattaataaaaaatttcttacaaataaaTTCGGTGTGTGCTCTTGCTCTTAGGGAGTGCCCCTGCTTATATGTTTTAACTTTCTTAGGTGCATATGACTTTGATTTCAGCTTATGATTTACCACCACAAAAAAAGCTAATGTTTAATGTTGAAGGTAGACCTcaagatttagaaaattttcaagtggccaatggcaccagactcaaaaaacttggtggccaccagttttacTGGGTTTCGAAAACAGCGCTCTAGTACGAGAATGGggttgggggatttcaatttgtattttttgaaacaaatattatgaaagtgatggtaaaggaatgctaacaagaaatataaattaatttaatcatcaaaaaaaaaaaaaaaaacattatttttgcattatttgaactaagagtatgaccaaacatggcgactacgttccATATGCAGCGTTGCCATGTTAGGATGACTATGAAGAGAAAAcgatcaaaagactggctatTTGGCTTACATTCCAATCTGATgtgattgaagattaaaaaattataacagttATTTGAATAATTAGAAACTAGCCCCTGttgtttaaacaattttcaatggaACATATTCCTAATCGATCACGAGTATTAGCATCCACATGACagcagaaatataagatatagtttacagaaatatagtttttttctctctatttttaatgatgtataggatttttaatgaaatacaggatttaAGGGACAACATTGGCTATGGCAAAGGAATGATAAAACGGGGAgcgtggtaggggggggggggggctttgtgcgatcaaaaacaagttgccgtttcaagttttaaattaattattttgttttgaaattttgacaatTTTCAGAATGAAAGCTGtttgagttaattgggaatcAAATAGGATCGGAACGATCTTCgagggtttatgtaaaaaaaacatacattatggtgttttttgtttttgtttttttcatactttcagaataagatttaaagcaaaacataaaactgttttagaaagagaatttgaaaaaagtacagggttcatacatttttggttaaaaaaatccctgacttttccaggttattttttagaaaattccaggttattcgcttcattcaaaataaagtaagtaacaatattttcaaaatagtcaaaattgttcaaagtagCAATGCGTAAGAATTAAAACTTttccacttgaaaaaaaaacaaacaaacatttatttaaacattttgttcaatattgttttactatttgttaaaaacaaagtactttcaacttattttaacgtttctttgatgccacatGCCATTCATATTAGAGTTTTGCTGTAATCGGCAGCAATCTttctccgcttttggtttacgactcttctttttattttcttattagtatgtaacacaaaacatattgtgCAAAGTACAAAGCTTTTataagctatttttcagtataaatatgattaacttgttgcatcgatgggCATGCCATATAATGCATTCTAACAAAAGTCATCATCCGTCGATCATAGGCCAATAccaataatcagttttttttttctttttgctcataAAGGatgattgcattaaaattaataattttctcttttgcacatttattttcaatagaCATTGCTTTTAATAGACTTTCAAtagacattgagataaacatctatgtttttgtaaatttttgtctacttccatctcgcaaacgaccaaatatggcgactaagtaaaaaaaatttttgaatttgtagcattaaagtagtaataaataataatttatccttaaaaaactacaattataaGACAAAATAGAGTTTTTAGCACATAGGCGTCTAAATcagttagaattaaaaaaatgttctggagataaaatttcgcatttttccagaaaataataacGAATTACCTGGGGAAAAAGGGCACATTTTTgcgttgttatcaatagtttgcattgcaatagatatccaatgccattttcggaaacttaggcacttaaaaagacTTGTATactgccatcttgggaatgaccaaatatggcggctacgacaaaaattaagaaatagtttttttaatttgtagcatgaaaacaatttaaaaataataaatcttcatgaaactacaattcagtttgaaaagtttttagcacatttgcgtccaaggcaatgaggataagattaagttttaagaacaccatttttcatttctcaagacaattacatatttaaaataggaaaaaaaaaacaagtttcagcacattttgcgttgttttcattagtttgcagttaaagaaaacatccaattctgctttgttttcggaaacttaggcatttaagcatcaaatctacttccatcttatgaatgaccaaaaatggcgactacgtttcattcgtagctgaataaactttttgattaaaaaacgattttcccaatTGACCCTACCATCTGCAGGCATGTGCTTTAGatgcaggaaaatgttcttctccCGTTGAAtgtgtgcataattcctgtttactctaggaatttttttctttggaactattgaggggcaaaaatggcgtccTCGGAAGTTTTTTTTGGGGTCGCCGTTTTTAATTTATTGACAGCGTCATTTTACctcaaaacttttacttttttttttttcaggaaacatcgataaaaacgaagattagaactcaaggtacaaaaatccttggggaaaaaattttggggggcaaaatttgaaatttcactgacatttttaactatgtcattttccctgacaattctaGGTTTTCACAGAGCGCACAAACCCTGTAAATTTAATAACgatattttcctgcgtattatcggCGAGCGGTCTATAATCTGCAAGTTCTAAAATGggccagaagaaaaaaaaaagcttcgtactaaaaacgtgaaaaggtaattactttgaaggtataatcaaaatttatctgaaatataatctaaaatatagtgatttcttcttgaaatcatgattatagtacgctaattacttaaaaaacaaaGAGTCCAGACAGAGGAGCAAACGCTCTGATCTTatgcaaatggcttcctaattcactgaATTCTTGCTTTTTCTACAtggcctgaatcgcgtaagaggaacattcaagcaacgtaaaataaccaacatacaggtaGGCAGAGAGAAAGtacatgcaagctttgtaaaataaacaacattcagtcggagtacggtctctatcggtgaatccttATTGAACTGACGCATCTGTAGAGTGAATTCTTTTCTTgggatctaaaataaaaataacccccaaaaaaagttggcgactgcagaatttttctgaagtcgccaattttgaaaactgagtcgccatgtggcgagtggcgaccgcaAATCTTGACCTTTAGTTGAAGGTCGTTTTTGAAGGAGGCAACTATAAGAaaggtattaaaaaataatacattataaATGAACAGTTAAGAATCAGAATGATGTTTTTCAAATACACCCTTATGGACTGAAATTTTACAGAAACAAAAAGGATACATCTTTCTTCATATACTTGAATAGTAGCCATTTCTCCTTCTAAACGAATGATTTCACCCACCAATTCATAATGACCCAACTCGTACATAGCAGCACCGGACATCTTTTCAGATGTGACCActgcaaaacaaaagaaaattaattattttatgtaaaaaaaacataagGCAAATTCAAAGTGAAAAACTAAGCTTCAATAACACATTGCACATGGTGCTCCAGTGTTTAgtaacaagggcgcccatatagggggcaagtgttggctcaagccccccccccctagaaatgagaacttccttgcttttaacgtttttttccttgcaaaaattaaaaaaaaaattcttttgcagccattaatgaataagttatttaaaatgtcaaatttgaatatctctaatctgtactgaaat includes these proteins:
- the LOC129232752 gene encoding V-type proton ATPase catalytic subunit A-like — translated: MSGAAMYELGHYELVGEIIRLEGEMATIQVYEERSGVTVGGPVLRTGKPLSVELGPGIMGSIFDGIQRLLKDINEISESIYILRGVNIPALSREATWEFNPIGYKVGSHITGGDIYGMVRENTLIKHKIMLPPRALGRVLYIAEPGNYTVDDVILETEFDGQKSQYTMLQVWPVRQLRPVTEKLAANHPLLTGQRVLDALFPLVPYADIR